The following coding sequences are from one Campylobacter sp. RM16187 window:
- a CDS encoding antA/AntB antirepressor family protein, translating into MQLSLTFPTTELQGAFPAKAEMLFKFLAVDSKFADWIKNRIAQYGFIENQDYVIQITYTGRRPRKEYFITLDMAKELCMVENNDKGKEARQYFIRCEKELQALKFDKYISEVANLNACLIDKAKRHRREINGYKGQLVRHNKKITILKHELAKFEDRAKRYEDISYENLKALYHNTLLDLEYYKKKYKEKEKKERVSMDFLTQIQNGLSNLNNYIYED; encoded by the coding sequence ATGCAGCTATCTTTAACTTTCCCAACAACGGAGCTACAAGGCGCATTCCCGGCTAAGGCTGAAATGCTTTTTAAATTTTTAGCCGTCGATAGCAAATTCGCCGACTGGATTAAAAACCGTATAGCTCAATACGGCTTCATAGAAAATCAAGACTATGTTATTCAAATCACATACACCGGAAGACGACCGCGCAAAGAGTATTTTATAACTCTTGATATGGCTAAAGAGCTTTGCATGGTAGAGAATAACGACAAAGGCAAAGAGGCTAGGCAGTATTTTATCAGGTGCGAAAAGGAGCTACAGGCATTAAAATTTGACAAATACATAAGCGAAGTGGCGAATTTAAACGCTTGCCTTATAGATAAAGCCAAACGTCACCGAAGAGAGATAAACGGATATAAAGGTCAGTTAGTCCGGCACAACAAGAAAATAACGATTTTAAAACACGAACTAGCCAAATTTGAAGACAGAGCTAAAAGATACGAGGATATAAGTTATGAAAATTTAAAAGCTCTTTATCATAATACCTTGCTTGATCTGGAGTATTACAAAAAGAAATACAAGGAAAAAGAGAAAAAAGAGCGAGTATCGATGGACTTTTTAACCCAAATCCAAAACGGACTATCAAATTTAAACAACTACATCTACGAAGATTAA
- a CDS encoding phage portal protein yields MLDSEILGESGFVLDIATQNRKLNTAIQNAFFDWEQECCLHGVYDFEDYEELVLNALYRDGEAFIRIIRGQALKIELIDADDIDNDFNDEALNIKCGIQRASKYSLTPIRYYVKKDGNERLVIEAKDIIHIKKPLIAKQTRGNSKLASAILDIHQKDKFKKAELNRARLGSEMTGFYLRKDDSPLGGAIPEFDENTGELIENSSVELPESVEVGTMRFLDDGIQPHFIDPHNPTNIEFYLKSTNQEVARSLGISYATLTGDLSSVNYSSIRQGTTAERRGFRRTQNFLRRKMHNTIFKEWLLIELLANKITPSEYALVLAHFSFKPQGWEYIDPSKEVAANSKAIDSGFKTRVEVLREKGIEYDTYLDELEKEKLIVAKLKEIENIRNSRSKNE; encoded by the coding sequence ATGCTCGACTCTGAAATTCTAGGCGAGAGCGGTTTTGTGCTTGATATTGCAACACAAAATAGAAAGTTAAATACCGCTATTCAAAACGCCTTTTTTGATTGGGAGCAAGAGTGCTGCCTGCACGGAGTATATGATTTTGAAGATTATGAAGAGCTAGTTTTAAATGCCTTATATAGAGACGGAGAGGCTTTTATAAGGATTATTAGAGGTCAAGCGCTTAAAATCGAGCTTATCGATGCCGATGATATAGATAACGACTTTAACGATGAAGCCCTAAATATCAAATGTGGCATACAAAGAGCGAGTAAATATAGTTTAACGCCTATTAGATACTACGTTAAAAAAGATGGAAACGAAAGACTAGTTATTGAGGCTAAGGATATTATACATATCAAAAAGCCGCTCATCGCAAAACAAACAAGAGGTAATTCAAAACTAGCAAGCGCGATACTGGATATTCATCAAAAAGATAAATTTAAAAAAGCAGAACTAAATAGAGCAAGACTTGGCAGTGAAATGACCGGGTTTTATCTAAGAAAAGACGACAGTCCACTTGGCGGAGCAATTCCTGAGTTTGATGAAAATACAGGGGAGCTTATAGAAAATTCAAGCGTTGAGCTTCCTGAAAGCGTAGAAGTAGGAACTATGAGGTTTTTAGATGATGGCATACAGCCACATTTTATAGATCCTCATAACCCAACAAATATAGAATTTTATCTAAAAAGCACAAATCAAGAAGTAGCGCGCTCACTTGGCATATCTTACGCAACTCTAACAGGAGATTTGAGTAGCGTTAATTATAGCTCTATTAGACAAGGAACCACAGCGGAGCGCAGAGGATTTAGACGAACTCAAAACTTCTTACGCCGCAAAATGCACAATACAATCTTTAAAGAGTGGCTACTTATTGAGCTTTTAGCCAACAAAATAACTCCAAGCGAATATGCTTTAGTATTAGCTCATTTCTCATTTAAACCTCAAGGGTGGGAGTATATAGATCCTAGTAAGGAAGTAGCGGCAAATTCAAAAGCTATAGATAGTGGTTTTAAGACTCGTGTTGAGGTATTGAGAGAAAAAGGCATTGAGTATGACACTTATCTTGATGAGCTTGAAAAAGAAAAGCTGATAGTCGCCAAACTAAAAGAGATTGAAAATATTAGAAATTCAAGGAGCAAGAATGAATGA
- a CDS encoding phage major capsid protein, whose protein sequence is MNEELLKEMQNFSVSFSKDTGFDDENKTISFIALSKDNLHKRVSFWGDEYYLSVDTKGVKFNAKTLYKDHNPTFQNAIGKIVEAKFENGNIKAKVKFSDEVADSKEAYAKYKAGLSNSVSVGFGDYKVKEMDKIDGVEHYQIYEGEVVELSAVWQGADKNAVVSKFNKPKQGENMPKPLEIKEELQETQANEELAKFSEKQKAHDENRSNIIELAKILGREKEGLEAISEGRSYAEFSRDMATLNSQSEIKSVNVITKRADERNFSLANIIKSAVDRNIDLSREMEYRGKEIGRFAVPDSFIANFNDQITSTVTAPGGVDREFRSDLLIEQIKQESKLLNFCTWLPNLSANLTIPRDTSEITADFVEEGKRRDAEKLNFDNITLSPHTLNANIIITRTMLNMSAFALESFAFKKLRDAIRKKIEQTILYGEGVVKGLFATSGVPSVTGYMTAPTLELTLQFGDKLDAAGFDTEHSKFFFNGTDISKLRATRRGNSTERMLIDVGDTDLQGYAYYKNNNLKAGDVIFGNFEDIWIGAFGSLEILPLMQEGGNVLLQAFYDIDAKLAREKSFAISKTSH, encoded by the coding sequence ATGAATGAGGAATTGTTAAAAGAGATGCAAAATTTCAGCGTGTCTTTTAGTAAGGATACCGGATTTGATGACGAAAACAAGACTATAAGTTTTATTGCCTTATCAAAAGATAATCTGCATAAAAGAGTGAGCTTTTGGGGCGATGAGTATTATCTTAGCGTAGATACAAAAGGCGTTAAATTTAATGCAAAAACACTATATAAAGATCACAATCCTACATTCCAAAACGCTATCGGCAAGATTGTAGAGGCTAAATTTGAAAACGGAAACATAAAAGCCAAAGTTAAATTTAGCGATGAGGTAGCAGATTCAAAAGAGGCTTACGCCAAATACAAAGCCGGGCTAAGCAACTCGGTTAGTGTCGGGTTTGGAGATTATAAAGTAAAAGAGATGGATAAAATCGATGGAGTAGAACATTATCAAATTTACGAGGGCGAAGTTGTAGAGTTATCCGCAGTTTGGCAAGGGGCAGACAAGAACGCAGTAGTTTCAAAATTTAATAAACCAAAACAAGGAGAAAATATGCCAAAACCACTAGAAATTAAAGAAGAATTGCAAGAAACACAAGCTAATGAAGAGTTAGCTAAATTTAGCGAAAAGCAAAAGGCTCATGATGAAAACAGAAGCAATATCATAGAGCTTGCAAAGATACTAGGACGCGAAAAGGAGGGGTTAGAAGCCATAAGCGAAGGCAGAAGTTACGCCGAGTTTTCTCGCGATATGGCCACCTTAAATTCTCAAAGCGAGATTAAGAGCGTAAATGTGATCACAAAAAGAGCCGATGAGCGAAATTTCAGCCTTGCTAATATCATCAAATCCGCAGTCGATAGAAATATAGACCTTTCAAGAGAGATGGAGTATAGAGGCAAAGAGATAGGGCGCTTTGCCGTGCCAGATAGCTTTATAGCCAATTTTAACGATCAGATTACAAGCACCGTGACCGCACCGGGAGGAGTAGATAGAGAGTTTAGAAGCGATCTTTTAATAGAGCAGATAAAGCAAGAGAGCAAGCTGTTAAATTTCTGCACTTGGCTACCTAACCTAAGTGCAAATCTAACTATCCCGAGAGATACCTCAGAGATTACTGCCGATTTTGTCGAGGAGGGTAAAAGAAGAGATGCCGAAAAGCTAAATTTCGATAATATCACTCTTAGCCCGCACACTCTAAACGCCAACATCATCATCACGAGAACTATGTTAAATATGAGTGCTTTCGCGCTTGAGAGTTTTGCGTTTAAAAAGCTAAGAGACGCTATACGCAAGAAGATAGAGCAAACCATACTATACGGCGAAGGTGTAGTAAAAGGGCTCTTTGCCACAAGCGGAGTTCCAAGCGTTACGGGCTATATGACGGCGCCTACGCTTGAGCTAACTTTGCAATTCGGCGATAAACTTGATGCCGCAGGGTTTGATACGGAGCATTCAAAATTCTTCTTTAACGGAACGGACATCAGCAAACTAAGAGCGACAAGGCGCGGTAATAGCACCGAAAGAATGCTTATAGATGTAGGCGATACGGACCTACAGGGCTACGCCTATTATAAAAACAACAACCTAAAAGCGGGCGATGTGATATTCGGAAACTTTGAGGACATTTGGATAGGAGCGTTCGGATCGCTTGAAATCTTGCCGTTAATGCAAGAGGGTGGAAACGTATTGCTTCAAGCGTTTTACGATATAGACGCAAAACTTGCACGCGAAAAGTCTTTTGCGATTTCTAAAACATCACATTAA
- a CDS encoding GPW/gp25 family protein, whose product MYQIDEIESIKRICKTSKLTKTLRPTFGLDRYIDKKMTLSELLALKRDMKSQILTFEPRVENLKIDLTPRFDNVLDVVISYTAKGDIKTNEVRLSL is encoded by the coding sequence ATGTATCAAATAGATGAAATAGAAAGCATAAAGCGCATTTGTAAAACTTCAAAACTGACAAAAACTCTACGTCCGACATTTGGATTGGATAGATACATTGACAAAAAGATGACTCTAAGCGAGCTTTTGGCTTTAAAGCGTGATATGAAATCTCAAATTTTAACCTTTGAGCCTAGGGTTGAAAATCTAAAAATAGATCTTACGCCAAGATTTGATAACGTTTTGGACGTGGTTATAAGCTATACAGCCAAAGGTGATATTAAAACAAACGAAGTGAGGCTTAGTTTATGA
- a CDS encoding baseplate J/gp47 family protein: protein MKPLRVPQFIKPLNIERERQSIVDEFKVKSGKLDYIPLVGDDYMTLIDIFLFRLNNFFELINIKIANNYLNFSTGEYLDELVSLIGIKRNEEVKPIAEVEITVNSATFLPKGSKFTDGKGHFAFLLEDANIADEATVKIEAGGYFKENYETTVLEIPNIYIKTIKMTKPFSGFKARENDDELRNRFLLALHRFSTAGSQKSYLFYILSIEGITKANVYHLSPGVVQIVYFSKYEKNIAEAKISEALQDRVPLTDNVLMKEAMQIKFDLVIEVRLRQDYMFAEVLKNADQKLRDYFANIDIGFTPHFSQIIEIAFDENTIAVEIKSEIPQSNRDSILILNSLQILKKAD, encoded by the coding sequence ATGAAACCATTAAGAGTGCCACAGTTTATCAAGCCTCTAAATATCGAACGAGAGCGCCAAAGTATAGTAGATGAATTTAAAGTAAAAAGCGGAAAGCTTGACTATATACCTTTAGTCGGAGATGATTATATGACGCTCATCGATATATTTTTATTTAGGCTTAATAATTTTTTTGAGCTCATAAATATCAAGATTGCCAATAATTATCTAAATTTTAGCACTGGAGAATACCTTGATGAGCTAGTATCTCTTATCGGGATTAAGCGAAATGAAGAAGTAAAGCCTATAGCAGAAGTTGAAATAACTGTAAATTCGGCTACTTTTCTACCAAAAGGCAGCAAATTTACCGACGGAAAGGGGCATTTTGCCTTTTTGCTTGAGGATGCAAATATCGCAGACGAGGCGACTGTTAAAATCGAAGCCGGCGGATATTTTAAAGAAAATTACGAAACTACGGTGCTAGAGATCCCCAACATCTATATCAAAACAATCAAAATGACAAAACCCTTTAGCGGCTTTAAAGCGCGCGAAAACGATGATGAGCTAAGAAATAGGTTTTTGCTCGCTTTGCATCGTTTTAGCACTGCGGGGAGTCAAAAAAGCTATCTTTTTTATATTTTAAGCATCGAGGGCATAACAAAGGCTAACGTCTATCATTTAAGCCCCGGTGTCGTGCAGATAGTTTATTTTTCAAAATACGAAAAAAATATCGCCGAAGCCAAAATATCCGAAGCTCTGCAAGATAGAGTACCGCTTACCGATAATGTTTTAATGAAAGAAGCAATGCAGATCAAATTTGACTTAGTTATTGAAGTTAGACTAAGACAAGACTATATGTTTGCAGAAGTTTTAAAGAATGCAGATCAAAAGTTAAGAGATTATTTCGCAAATATAGACATCGGTTTTACTCCGCATTTTTCTCAGATCATCGAGATAGCTTTTGATGAAAACACTATAGCGGTTGAAATAAAGAGCGAAATACCGCAATCAAATAGGGATAGTATTTTGATACTTAATTCATTGCAAATTTTAAAAAAGGCTGACTGA
- a CDS encoding phage tail protein: MLDLRTYNDTLFRVDQVLGSKMSQWLRFDKRFFYEQDDFNRAFLAQTFDIEPASQSLEETKGLLDEPLKTYFFEGTFFSLEKALNSFYKGIVLKEWQDYGGEPYHFRLEIEPDERGVSKEGFRKLDELVENYKNVRSTLGGIEISLRVEVDEIFKGVAVDGELIRIIPEIITQRDSDIGVYYAAITHELETLEVGA; the protein is encoded by the coding sequence ATGCTAGACCTGAGAACTTATAACGATACTTTATTCCGAGTTGATCAGGTATTGGGAAGCAAAATGTCTCAGTGGTTAAGATTTGATAAGCGTTTTTTCTATGAACAAGATGATTTTAATAGGGCGTTTTTAGCACAAACTTTTGATATTGAGCCGGCATCCCAAAGTCTAGAAGAGACTAAAGGGCTTTTGGATGAACCTCTAAAAACTTATTTTTTTGAAGGAACTTTTTTTAGTCTTGAAAAGGCACTTAACTCTTTTTATAAAGGGATTGTTTTAAAAGAGTGGCAAGATTACGGCGGAGAGCCTTATCACTTCAGACTTGAGATTGAGCCGGATGAAAGAGGCGTGAGCAAAGAGGGTTTTAGAAAACTTGATGAGTTGGTTGAAAATTATAAAAACGTTCGCTCTACACTTGGCGGCATAGAGATAAGCCTAAGGGTGGAAGTAGATGAAATTTTTAAAGGAGTTGCGGTAGATGGCGAATTGATCCGCATTATCCCTGAGATTATTACGCAAAGAGATTCAGACATAGGAGTATATTATGCAGCGATTACACATGAACTTGAGACATTGGAGGTTGGAGCATGA
- a CDS encoding phage tail protein — translation MSFKTLLTAKGAELIVLSQTTQKLIELNELAVGDGEGDISVSQTALKNEKFRIGIAAVLQDPQNPNYLIVEAVIPPSQGGFYVREAGVFTAENELFAVAIMPPTYKPNLDEGSAKELKIRFVIEVSSTENVQITVNNDISSVSKEFVVFELGKKADKIHVYTKTQSDERFAGKHVETDKADKADTYTKEEVDALIPEIPDQLDAYTKTQTNELLEQKADQLTTYTKEEVDALLAGKYDKTRVYNKNEIDSMLLGLSSGVTLNQNSNSAFLDALIFS, via the coding sequence ATGAGCTTTAAAACCTTGCTAACCGCTAAAGGCGCAGAGCTTATAGTGCTATCCCAAACTACTCAAAAGCTTATAGAATTAAATGAGTTAGCAGTAGGAGATGGGGAGGGGGATATAAGCGTTAGCCAAACTGCTTTAAAAAACGAAAAATTTAGAATAGGCATAGCAGCAGTTTTGCAAGATCCGCAAAATCCAAACTATCTAATAGTTGAAGCCGTAATCCCTCCTAGCCAAGGCGGATTTTATGTAAGAGAGGCTGGTGTATTTACTGCTGAAAATGAACTATTTGCAGTGGCTATCATGCCGCCTACATATAAACCAAATCTCGATGAAGGGAGTGCAAAGGAGTTAAAAATTCGCTTTGTGATTGAGGTAAGTAGCACAGAGAACGTCCAAATTACGGTAAATAACGACATATCAAGCGTGAGTAAGGAGTTTGTGGTATTTGAGCTGGGTAAAAAGGCTGATAAAATTCACGTCTATACCAAAACGCAAAGCGATGAGAGGTTTGCCGGTAAGCATGTAGAGACTGATAAGGCGGATAAGGCAGATACCTATACAAAAGAGGAAGTAGATGCTCTGATACCGGAGATACCCGATCAGCTTGATGCATATACAAAAACCCAAACAAACGAACTACTAGAACAAAAGGCTGACCAGCTTACTACTTACACAAAAGAGGAGGTCGATGCTCTGCTAGCCGGCAAGTATGATAAAACAAGAGTTTATAACAAAAACGAAATAGACTCGATGCTTCTTGGATTAAGCAGTGGTGTAACGCTTAATCAAAATAGTAACAGCGCATTTCTAGACGCATTGATATTTTCATAA
- a CDS encoding DUF4376 domain-containing protein yields the protein MQYKEIKNKTIYYEDRGETKALSINPQTDKPFSSDDEAWFFAEITSELNPMLLSEANSFKASIEGRKGYLKGVLTSKFNEAVSKSKVYVDGIGDVDAGVQYLINVMTLIDLCGKSGTIAFRMFDNTSKNLDLAQLKAVKTAIQTKGINLYSKKWQLEKMIEDAKDETELNAVNIDFGE from the coding sequence ATGCAATACAAAGAGATAAAAAATAAGACTATATATTATGAAGATAGAGGCGAGACAAAGGCGTTAAGTATAAATCCACAGACTGATAAACCGTTTAGTAGCGATGATGAAGCTTGGTTTTTTGCAGAAATCACAAGCGAGCTAAATCCTATGCTTTTAAGCGAGGCAAACAGCTTTAAAGCTAGCATCGAAGGTAGAAAGGGGTATCTAAAAGGCGTTTTAACGTCTAAATTTAACGAGGCCGTATCTAAAAGCAAGGTTTACGTAGACGGCATAGGCGACGTAGATGCGGGCGTGCAATATCTCATAAACGTAATGACGCTGATCGACTTGTGCGGAAAAAGCGGAACGATAGCTTTTAGGATGTTCGACAATACGAGTAAAAATTTAGACCTAGCGCAACTAAAGGCCGTTAAAACGGCGATACAAACCAAAGGCATAAATTTATACTCCAAAAAATGGCAGCTTGAAAAGATGATCGAGGACGCCAAAGACGAAACCGAGCTAAATGCCGTAAATATAGATTTTGGAGAGTGA
- a CDS encoding DUF1353 domain-containing protein yields the protein MDLNVTPLCENRYELTQDFEILGITIPKGYKTNGANIPRVFYIFYPPFIPKYLKAIVLHDYLCDLSDQTIQNDKFKSKNEGFKFADLKLKEALRECGAGAFTQNLFYICVRIYHKLKYGREK from the coding sequence ATGGACTTAAACGTTACGCCGCTTTGCGAAAACAGATACGAACTTACGCAGGATTTTGAAATTTTAGGCATAACGATACCCAAAGGGTATAAAACCAACGGAGCGAATATCCCTAGAGTTTTTTATATCTTTTATCCGCCCTTTATCCCAAAATACCTAAAGGCTATCGTTTTGCACGACTACCTTTGCGATCTAAGCGATCAGACCATACAAAACGACAAATTTAAAAGCAAAAACGAAGGTTTTAAATTTGCCGATCTTAAACTAAAAGAGGCTTTGAGAGAGTGCGGAGCCGGCGCTTTTACTCAAAATTTATTTTATATCTGCGTCCGTATTTACCATAAGCTAAAGTATGGGAGAGAAAAATGA
- a CDS encoding DUF5675 family protein has product MKLKITRFKNIKDGTLGKFELFLNDKVFLDGYTLEPAGPDTTARGKDRRIPEGAYDVFWHHSARFNRVLPVLYNEKVPKDRYIEIHSGNYPKHTEGCILLGSTFSDEGVLNSLSTLKSFLALTLDKELQVEIINKF; this is encoded by the coding sequence ATGAAGCTAAAAATTACAAGATTTAAAAACATAAAAGACGGCACGCTCGGCAAATTTGAGCTATTTTTAAACGATAAAGTCTTTTTGGACGGCTACACGCTAGAGCCCGCAGGGCCCGATACGACGGCGCGCGGTAAAGATAGGCGAATACCCGAGGGCGCTTATGATGTGTTTTGGCATCATTCAGCTAGATTTAACCGCGTTTTGCCGGTGCTTTACAACGAAAAAGTGCCAAAAGATCGTTACATAGAGATCCATTCAGGCAACTATCCCAAACACACCGAGGGCTGCATACTTTTGGGATCTACGTTTAGCGACGAGGGCGTTTTAAATAGCCTCAGCACGCTAAAAAGTTTTTTAGCTCTGACTTTGGACAAAGAGCTACAAGTGGAAATAATAAATAAATTTTAG
- a CDS encoding phage tail protein, giving the protein MLSSFRPSQNGDSDTAKQENLTACLAAIDELKKAESVVMAKPKFIAAPEYNDTGVYEKLKQLGEYLRAVYAIEVNATSEQTAKAAVQTLSTKTAIITYQKVKRVDKTIRPMSMFLIALYAKVMSETEYGFSQTYSNRVIPGITGIVDSVEFIQGVDCEADRLRSEGITIAYVDDGIRAWGGETRDEDFTSMHTYVIFYTAIETIFEAQKRAIDKRMRDVLKNVVDSLEAFYRRLVANNVAVGFEVTVPPELNTNETISEGKIYIKHRVQEMPLIKNITNRIYRVTDYSQVLIEEL; this is encoded by the coding sequence GTGTTAAGTTCTTTTAGGCCAAGCCAAAATGGAGATAGTGATACAGCAAAGCAGGAAAATTTAACAGCTTGCCTAGCTGCTATTGATGAGCTTAAAAAGGCTGAGAGTGTTGTTATGGCCAAGCCAAAATTTATAGCTGCTCCTGAGTATAACGACACAGGAGTATATGAGAAGCTAAAGCAACTTGGCGAGTATTTAAGAGCTGTATATGCTATAGAAGTTAACGCCACAAGTGAACAAACCGCGAAAGCTGCAGTGCAAACTCTATCTACAAAGACAGCTATCATAACATATCAAAAAGTAAAAAGAGTTGATAAAACAATAAGGCCTATGAGTATGTTTTTGATAGCTCTTTATGCAAAAGTTATGAGTGAAACTGAATACGGATTTTCGCAGACATACTCAAACAGAGTTATTCCGGGCATTACCGGTATAGTAGATAGTGTAGAGTTTATTCAGGGTGTAGATTGTGAAGCAGATAGACTTAGAAGCGAGGGCATAACCATAGCATACGTTGATGATGGAATTCGTGCATGGGGTGGTGAAACAAGAGATGAGGATTTTACTAGCATGCATACTTACGTGATCTTTTACACTGCTATTGAGACTATATTTGAAGCACAAAAAAGAGCTATAGATAAAAGAATGCGAGATGTGCTTAAAAATGTAGTGGATAGCCTTGAGGCATTTTATCGTAGGCTTGTGGCAAATAACGTAGCAGTCGGATTTGAAGTAACCGTACCGCCTGAATTAAACACAAACGAGACTATAAGCGAAGGTAAAATTTATATAAAACATAGAGTTCAAGAGATGCCTCTAATCAAAAACATCACAAATAGAATTTACCGCGTTACCGATTATTCTCAAGTTCTTATAGAGGAGCTGTAA
- a CDS encoding phage major tail tube protein, with product MLKAQAITGGNLFIDGIGLFGELVDFEPPKFEHETIEANSEIGKYELVLPTLKPLSAKFTVNNVSETYFGLLNTKVKQKVYVKANHSGSEGKHVPIIATFTGNIKVLEAPKFEMNKEANMTIEMSCITVKYEVDKKPAITYDIENKIYSVNGEDLYEPIRKNIS from the coding sequence ATGTTAAAAGCACAGGCTATCACAGGTGGAAATTTATTTATAGACGGCATAGGGCTTTTTGGAGAGCTGGTGGATTTTGAGCCGCCAAAATTTGAACATGAGACTATTGAGGCGAATTCCGAAATAGGCAAGTATGAATTGGTATTACCGACATTAAAACCTTTGTCTGCAAAATTTACTGTAAATAATGTAAGTGAAACGTATTTTGGTCTTTTAAATACTAAAGTTAAGCAAAAGGTATATGTAAAGGCTAATCATAGCGGTAGTGAAGGCAAGCATGTTCCTATAATCGCAACTTTTACGGGCAATATCAAAGTTCTTGAAGCTCCAAAATTTGAGATGAATAAAGAGGCAAATATGACTATCGAAATGAGCTGCATAACAGTTAAATATGAAGTCGATAAAAAGCCTGCAATTACTTATGACATTGAAAATAAGATATATTCTGTAAACGGCGAGGATCTATACGAGCCAATCAGAAAGAATATATCATGA